A window from Podospora bellae-mahoneyi strain CBS 112042 chromosome 1 map unlocalized CBS112042p_1, whole genome shotgun sequence encodes these proteins:
- a CDS encoding uncharacterized protein (EggNog:ENOG503PYC0): MSSSNQMVDKPDPLVCPKRTSTNTSKTTSSTEGHTSLEMNVPEEPARRGSWLFGRLSAAPVPLSAPATPPPELEEGPDNQTMTGIGCLFSQLLPSRPPSLTLGSESNTDAPSTPSQASDANDSNDQEKTHRPSEDSLETPRATASSHTPTVTLSMQALIFGQVPPLTPDTPIPTGSKRAPGSPCAPRPKKARRSMGVDVEDEGYSEAQYQEPATGQSLQHIQQLTIDLVGSTRVAIDPGNTPIAETETNTQAELQLGSHSSCQAISTKHSANPSFSLAIEWFSEDEILEQLSVFLAAYRAFHLEPDAAEQPRVRDREAAQLAKQTFEAIFHPKLNLEDDKKFILQEEEEDVLTVFAIWVRDMKASSDVDCEPFGNVADCMQRVADLSAAPFIRRLVVFGEPLDIDLAVREISGTLMPTYQDDGIIEWEFDMFSRDFEQLSIK, from the exons ATGTCCAGCAGCAATCAAATGGTTG ATAAACCAGACCCACTGGTCTGCCCCAAACGGACCTCAACCAACACGTCGAAGACAACCTCAAGCACAGAAGGCCATACCAGTCTTGAGATGAATGTGCCCGAGGAGCCAGCTAGACGCGGCTCGTGGCTGTTTGGCCGGCTTTCAGCAGCTCCTGTTCCGCTTTCTGCCCCTGCAACGCCGCCTccggagctggaggaaggACCAGACAACCAGACGATGACCGGCATAGGTTGTTTGTTTTCGCAGTTGTTGCCATCCAGACCACCTTCTCTCACTCTTGGGAGCGAAAGCAACACAGACGCCCCGAGCACTCCTAGCCAGGCGTCTGATGCCAATGATTCCAACGATCAAGAAAAAACCCACCGTCCGAGCGAAGACTCTCTGGAGACACCCCGAGCGACAGCTTCATCTCACACGCCAACTGTGACATTGTCGATGCAGGCCTTAATTTTTGGCCAGGTCCCTCCGTTGACACCTGACACTCCAATCCCTACAGGGTCGAAGCGCGCTCCCGGTTCTCCATGCGCTCCCCGTCCTAAGAAGGCAAGGCGCAGTATGGGTGTCGATGTCGAAGACGAGGGGTACTCTGAGGCGCAATACCAGGAGCCGGCAACTGGACAGTCACTCCAGCATATCCAGCAGCTCACCATTGATCTGGTTGGCTCTACTCGTGTTGCCATCGACCCAGGCAACACTCCGATTGCCGAAACCG aaacaaaTACCCAAGCCGAACTACAGCTTGGGTCACACAGCTCCTGCCAGGCCATATCAACCAAACATTCTGCCAACCCTTCATTTTCCCTTGCCATTGAGTGGTTCTCCGAGGATGAGATCCTCGAACAACTATCGGTGTTCTTGGCCGCATACCGGGCTTTTCACCTCGAACCAGATGCAGCCGAACAACCAAGGGTCAGAGACCGGGAAGCTGCGCAACTGGCCAAACAAACTTTTGAGGCGATTTTCCACCCCAAGCTGAACTTGGAGGATGACAAGAAGTTCATACtccaagaggaagaggaagatgtctTGACCGTTTTTGCGATATGGGTTCGGGACATGAAGGCCTCCTCGGACGTGGATTGCGAACCCTTTGGGAATGTAGCAGACTGCATGCAAAGGGTAGCTGATCTGTCGGCGGCCCCTTTTATCCGACGATTGGT TGTGTTCGGCGAGCCGCTGGATATCGACCTGGCTGTCCGGGAAATATCGGGGACATTGATGCCAACGTATCAAGACGATGGCATTATCGAGTGGGAGTTTGACATGTTTTCCCGTGACTTTGAGCAGCTTAGCATTAAGTGA
- a CDS encoding uncharacterized protein (EggNog:ENOG503PX97): MAPSRSVSASASVTFEQPPSRLVKRSTTAGPSVSFAQPATGKRSAGHSIIGKPSVVSFEQPPPRRLVPQHKHHQSLPAYPAYPTHAVELDSKEIGRAFSTSIPSTTWTSSPQPIEQGKLRPQLLPRETGGLYGVCISELLDNGTTIPLEPSGGRAWVVSSVVDLGIRMLESPRGRQALSNLAQKSLLVWRERPISNHETPLPKKINTPSAVDDFLYTVRHNLPLIKLDPKRNGFLACPSTTSLFHLPPSFSSRFNPKSAAILHLNTHLVTKLYHSRLKSDISRRHKRFDASEVQTARFRRLAFHIAAMVTHHMCHLFVNYLRDHAQEGELRDKVTDADFMRLVTRYDPGAEWEVEFFGGRPKLFVDWDGGDDKSEKGTSFVIKRGGGKNGRRMAAEVAGYKVESYLGGDFSVPLITEVEGEVFPMEKYQDVKRRYGGSKLTDCHHGGKKVSSSKENSPSVGSEAEGQFGEGKGQEIGSRMAVMDQPLGFPWNIQGQEYQLLKQACFDPAVRVASPMRVRTMM, encoded by the exons ATGGCACCCTCGCGCAGTGTCAGTGCGAGTGCCAGCGTAACGTTTGAGCAGCCTCCTTCACGCCTGGTAAAGCGCAGTACCACTGCCGGGCCCAGCGTTTCGTTTGCCCAGCCAGCTACAGGTAAACGTTCGGCTGGGCATAGCATCATCGGCAAGCCGAGTGTTGTCTCTTTtgagcagcctcctccacgacGCCTGGTACCGCAACACAAGCATCACCAATCTCTTCCAGCTTACCCAGCCTACCCTACCCACGCGGTAGAGCTAGACAGCAAGGAGATCGGCCGcgccttttccacctccatcccttCAACAACATGGACATCCTCGCCCCAGCCCATAGAGCAAGGTAAACTCCGCCCTCAACTCCTTCCAAGAGAAACCGGCGGCCTCTACGGCGTGTGCATCTCAGAGCTCCTCGAcaacggcaccaccatccccctcgaACCCTCCGGCGGCCGAGCCTGGGTAGTCTCCTCCGTCGTCGACCTCGGCATCCGAATGCTCGAAAGCCCCCGAGGACGCCAAG ccctctccaacctcgcccagaAATCCCTCCTTGTCTGGCGCGAACGCCCCATCTCCAACCATgaaaccccccttcccaaaaagatcaacaccccctccgcgGTAGACGACTTCCTCTACACCGTCCgccacaacctccccctgATCAAACTCGACCCAAAACGCAACGGCTTCCTcgcctgcccctccaccacttctctcttccacctccccccttccttctcctcgagaTTCAACCCCAAAagcgccgccatcctccacctcaacacccacctcgTCACCAAACTCTACCACTCCCGCCTCAAGTCAGACATATCCCGGCGCCACAAACGGTTTGACGCCTCCGAAGTCCAAACAGCCCGCTTCAGAAGATTAGCTTTCCATATTGCAGCAATGGTAACGCATCACATGTGCCACCTCTTTGTCAACTACCTCCGCGATCACGCCcaggagggggagctgaGAGATAAAGTCACAGACGCTGATTTCATGAGGCTCGTGACAAGATATGATCCTGGGGCggagtgggaggtggaattttttggggggaggccCAAACTTTTTGTtgattgggatgggggtgatgacAAAAGCGAAAAAGGGACGAGTTTTGTGATaaagagagggggagggaagaacgggaggaggatggcggctgAGGTGGCGGGGTACAAAGTCGAGAGTTatttgggtggtg ATTTCTCTGTACCGCTGATTACcgaggtggaaggagaggtttTTCCTATGGAAAAGTATCAGGATGTCAAGAGAAGGTATGGGGGTTCGAAGTTGACGGATTGTCACcatggggggaagaaggtcaGTAGTAGTAAGGAGAATAGTCCTAGTGTTGGGAGTGAGGCGGAGGGGCAATTTGGTGAGGGGAAGGGGCAGGAGATTGGATCAcggatggcggtgatggatcAACCGTTGGGCTTTCCATGGAATATTCAGGGGCAGGAATACCAATTGTTGAAGCAGGCTTGCTTTGATCCTGCGGTGAGGGTTGCTAGTCCGATGAGGGTTAGGACTATGATGTGA
- a CDS encoding uncharacterized protein (COG:O; EggNog:ENOG503NUI5; MEROPS:MER0000405), translating into MAPAPGMAPYSDEPTGPFHRPEHNDESTGRMSHESESSVSTTSIVFDRIEERLAAKEGRFELDDHDPMKEADDDDNDLETGRFLGGRSSTQEEDFPAKNDGMNRGMRRTLIIVAGLLISAWVVGLFFYVSHKSYKPASQIEHDPQATVVQGTGKQVTLDQVMGSYWRAESHSISWIESPDGEDGLLLLKDGPGKDFLVVEDVRTQNSAGVNAAVDVVSSRTLIKERHFDFGGQTHTPGRVWPSKDLKKVLIATNLEANWRHSFYASYWVFDVDMQIAEPLIPGEPNVRVQLAQWSPTSDAIAYVRDNNLFLRSLKHDKVVQITKDGGAEVFNGVPDWVYEEEVFSGNSATWWSEDGNYIAYLRTNETGVPEYPVQYFLSRPSGTEPAPGEESYPEVRQIKYPKAGAHNPVVNLKFYDVARDESFTVEISGRFADDDRLITEVVWAGGQVIVKETNRVSDVLRVVLVDVAARTGKAVRELDVKAIDGGWFEITHKTKYIPADPSKGREQDGYIDMVIHDDNDHLAYFTPLNNSEPIMLTSGHWEVVDAPSAVDLDNNIVYFVATKESSIQRHVYQVDLSGNNLKAVTDTGSEGYYDISFSAGTGYALLSYRGPNIPWQKVISTPANAHRYEHMVEENKELAKSAREYELPIKIYGTIKVDGVELNYVERRPPHFDKNKKYPVLFQQYSGPGSQSVNKRFTVDYQSYVAAGLGYVCVTVDGRGTGFIGRKNRVVIRGDLGKWEAHDQIAAAKIWASKSYVDEERLAIWGWSFGGFNTLKTLEQDGGRTFKYGMAVAPVTDWRFYDSIYTERYMLTPQTNGHGYDTSAINNVTALKQNVRFLMMHGVADDNVHMQNSLTLLDKLNMVGVENYDVHVFPDSDHGIYFHNANRIVYDKLTNWLINAFNGEWIKVANAKPQKKRSIQPILPIL; encoded by the exons ATGGCTCCCGCTCCCGGCATGGCACCCTACTCCGATGAGCCGACCGGTCCCTTCCACAGACCAGAACACAACGACGAGAGCACAGGCAGGATGTCGCACGAATCTGAGTCCTCGGTGTCTACCACGAGTATCGTCTTCGATCGGATCGAGGAGCGCCTCGCTGCCAAGGAGGGCCGCTTCGAGctcgacgaccacgaccCCATGAAggaggccgacgacgacgacaatgACCTCGAGACTGGTCGCTTCCTCGGTGGGAGATCCAGCACCCAAGAGGAAGATTTCCCAGCCAAAAACGATGGCATGAACCGGGGGATGCGCAGGACGCTGATTATCGTGGCCGGGCTCTTGATTTCGGCGTGGGTTGTCGGTCTCTTCTTTTACGTTTCCCACAAGTCCTATAAGCCCGCCTCCCAGATCGAACACGACCCTCAGGCGACTGTCGTGCAAGGGACTGGGAAGCAAGTGACGCTCGATCAGGTTATGGGCAGCTACTGGCGTGCTGAAAGTCACTCCATAAGCTGGATCGAAAGCCCGGACGGTGAAGATGGGCTATTGCTTCTGAAGGACGGCCCCGGAAAGGACTTTCTCGTTGTTGAGGATGTACGGACCCAGAACAGCGCTGGCGTGAATGCCGCCGTGGACGTTGTGAGCAGCAGAACGTTAATCAAGGAAAGGCACTTTGACTTTGGCGGCCAGACGCACACTCCTGGAAGGGTATGGCCAAGCAAGGACCTCAAAAAGGTGTTGATTGCAACAAATCTGGAGGCCAACTGGCGCCACTCGTTCTATGCCTCCTACTGGGTCTTCGATGTCGACATGCAAATAGCAGAGCCCCTTATTCCTGGCGAGCCAAACGTCCGCGTTCAGCTTGCCCAGTGGAGCCCTACCAGCGATGCTATTGCCTATGTCAGAGACAACAACTTGTTCCTGCGCAGCCTCAAGCACGACAAGGTTGTCCAGATCACCAAGGATGGCGGTGCTGAGGTGTTCAACGGTGTTCCTGACTGGGTATACGAAGAGGAAGTCTTCTCGGGCAACAGCGCTACCTGGTGGTCCGAGGATGGCAACTACATCGCCTACTTGCGCACCAACGAGACGGGCGTCCCTGAGTATCCTGTTCAGTACTTCCTCTCCAGGCCCAGCGGCACGGAACCGGCACCCGGCGAAGAGTCGTACCCCGAGGTCAGGCAGATCAAGTATCCCAAGGCTGGTGCTCACAACCCTGTCGTCAACCTCAAGTTCTACGACGTGGCCCGCGATGAGAGTTTCACAGTGGAAATCTCTGGCCGGTTCGCGGATGATGATCGCCTCATCACAGAGGTGGTCTGGGCTGGTGGCCAAGTTATCGTCAAGGAAACAAACAGAGTCAGCGACGTCCTCAGGGTCGTCCTTGTTGACGTCGCTGCGCGCACTGGCAAAGCAGTTCGCGAGCTGGACGTCAAGGCCATCGATGGTGGCTGGTTCGAGATTACGCACAAGACCAAGTACATTCCAGCTGACCCCTCCAAGGGGCGTGAGCAGGACGGTTACATTGACATGGTGATCCACGATGACAACGATCACCTCGCCTACTTCACGCCATTGAACAACTCGGAACCAATCATGTTGACTTCTGGACATTGGGAAGTTGTCGACGCTCCCTCCGCCGTTGATTTGGATAACAACATTGTTTACTTTGTCGCAACCAAGGAATCTTCTATCCAGCGCCATGTTTACCAGGTCGATCTGTCGGGCAACAACCTGAAAGCGGTGACCGACACGGGCAGTGAAGGCTATTACGACATTTCGTTTTCGGCCGGGACAGGGTATGCCCTTCTATCTTACAGAGGTCCCAACATTCCCTGGCAAAAGGTTATCAGCACTCCAGCAAACGCACACAGATACGAGCacatggtggaggagaacaaggaaCTGGCAAAGAGTGCCAGGGAATACGAGCTCCCTATCAAGATCTACGGCACCATCAAGGTGGACGGTGTTGAACTCAACTATGTTGAGCGTCGCCCACCACACTttgacaagaacaagaagtATCCAGTTCTGTTCCAGCAATACAGCGGCCCTGGGTCTCAGAGCGTTAACAAACGGTTTACTGTCGACTATCAATCCTATGTCGCCGCCGGCTTAGGTTATGTGTGCGTAACTGTTGATGGCCGCGGAACTGGTTTCATTGGACGCAAGAACCGTGTGGTCATCCGTGGGGACCTTGGAAAGTGGGAAGCCCATGATCAGATCGCTGCTGCCAAGATCTGGGCGTCGAAGAGCTATGTTGACGAAGAAAGACTGGCCATTTGGGGCTGGAGTTTCGGTGgattcaacaccctcaagaCTCTCGAGCAGGATGGTGGACGGACCTTCAAGTACGGCATGGCCGTTGCCCCAGTCACCGACTGGAGATTCTACGACAGCATCTACACCGAAAGATACATGCTTACGCCTCAGACCAACGGGCATGGTTACGATACAAGCGCCATCAACAACGTCACAGCTTTGAAGCAGAACGTCCGTTTTCTCATGATGCACGGTGTGGCGGATGACAATGTGCACATGCAGAACTCCCTGACGCTACTCGACAAGCTAAATATGGTTGGCGTTGAGAATTATGATGTTCACGTCTTCCCAGACAGTGACCACGGGATTTATTTCCATAACGCCAACCGGATTGTTTACGACA AGTTGACCAACTGGCTCATCAATGCCTTCAACGGAGAATGGATCAAGGTTGCCAATGCAAAGCctcaaaagaagaggagcaTACAGCCTATTCTTCCAATTCTATAG
- a CDS encoding uncharacterized protein (EggNog:ENOG503P4I0; COG:S): MSSSTKAQNQQADIPASIQDLHCFTETNGVITTTMFDVPGYRVVKVLGAVYGITVRSRNWAAGMSMVLKSVVGGELKWFTNLLYSARNDAISRIVAETQSRGGNAVIALRFDAGDMGGFAQVCAYGTAAVIEKIDQSVETHPQLIRTS; this comes from the exons atgtcctcctccaccaaagcccaaaaccaacaagCAGACATTCCTGCCTCCATCCAGGACCTCCACTGCTTCACCGAAACCAACGGCGTCATCACAACAACCATGTTCGACGTCCCCGGCTACCGTGTCGTCAAAGTCCTAGGCGCCGTTTACGGCATTACTGTCCGTTCTCGGAACTGGGCGGCAGGCATGTCGATGGTGCTGAAGAGCgttgtgggtggtgagctcAAGTGGTTTACCAACCTG CTCTACTCGGCCAGAAACGACGCCATCTCCCGCATCGTAGCCGAGACTCAAAGCAGAGGCGGCAACGCCGTCATCGCCCTCAGATTCGATGCCGGTGACATGGGCGGGTTTGCCCAAGTGTGCGCGTATGGAACTGCTGCGGTTATCGAAAAGATCGACCAGAGCGTCGAGACCCATCCGCAACTGATTCGGACATCTTGA
- a CDS encoding uncharacterized protein (EggNog:ENOG503NUXB; CAZy:GH131): protein MHPSLLLGLLAGTALAGTIRRPGRPRPQAPTAETLCPIVFDGRPDSSLEPLDFDDWNTSPFNPDYVKGAGLPWSSILQFPDISPPARFDDPTYQKPFEVTINDSSIFNNQRGFRRAGLQFQGDTNRDSPGSSGIKTIHFSLKWDAQRPLNLSHEYLNVWHETADYSANQFNFQAGAILGQNSLARDTWKVLNRQNRQVWSTPILRNEWQNFAISLDFVRNTLRVYYSRGSEPLRSVTNALTNNNAGEGQYQVGILRKPTGTSDVVNSGYHQRNLNEGLIYGSVFVEDGEGGCVSL, encoded by the exons ATgcacccctccctcctcctcggcctcctggccggcaccgccctcgccggcaCCATCCGCCGCCCCggccgtccccgtccccaagCCCCCACGGCCGAAACCCTCTGCCCCATCGTCTTCGACGGCCGGCCCGACTCCTCCCTCGAACCcctcgactttgacgactggaacacctcccccttcaaccccgaCTACGTCAAAGGCGCCGGCCTCCCCTGGTCCTCCATCCTCCAGTTCCCCGACATCTCCCCCCCGGCCCGGTTCGACGACCCGACCTACCAGAAGCCCTTCGAGGTCACCATCAACGACTCgtccatcttcaacaaccagcgGGGCTTCCGCCGCGCCGGCCTGCAGTTCCAGGGGGACACCAACCGAGACTCCCCCGGCTCGTCGGGCATCAAGACGATCCACTTCTCCCTCAAGTGGGACGCCCAGCGGCCCCTGAACCTGAGCCACGAGTACCTCAACGTGTGGCACGAGACGGCCGACTACAGCGCGAACCAGTTCAACTTTCAGGCCGGCGCCATACTCGGGCAGAACAGCCTGGCGAGGGACACGTGGAAGGTGCTCAACAGGCAGAACAGGCAGGTCTGGAGCACGCCGATCCTGAGGAATGAGTGGCAGAACTTTGCCATCTCGTTGGACTTTGTCAGAAA CACCCTCCGTGTATACTACAGCAGAGGCTCCGAACCCCTCCGCAGCGTGACCAACGCcctgaccaacaacaacgccggcGAGGGCCAGTACCAAGTCGGCATCCTCCGCAAGCCCACCGGCACCAGCGACGTCGTCAACTCTGGCTACCACCAGCGCAACCTCAACGAAGGTCTCATCTACGGCAGCGTCTTTGTCGAGGACGGCGAAGGCGGCTGCGTCTCTCTTTAA
- a CDS encoding uncharacterized protein (EggNog:ENOG503PQU6): MRLPTALLGALLAGRAPQNNDGRPPPQPVRIDPIPDIQITNFRAGAVILSHRFYVNFNITFPPNTPLESTPLTTYCHTIGTSLTETIGEVHPLWCNRNTDSPPTPQDVFWSLDFNVEQETFPNKTVKTPLNAELLLYRVISNETRMEGRALLSREDMPMVGESYPRQIYQGPGNFSVKGRRVSGGRGFIPGDGDGDDA, encoded by the exons ATGCGTCTCCCAACCGCCCTCCTCGGTGCCCTCCTAGCAGGCAGagccccccaaaacaacgacggccgccctccccctcaacccgTCCGCATCGACCCCATCCCCGACATCCAAATCACAAACTTCCGAGCCGGCGCCGTGATCCTCTCCCACCGCTTCTA CGTAAACTTCAACATAACCTttccccccaacacccccctcgaATCCACCCCCCTAACAACCTACTGCCACACAATCggcacctccctcaccgaaACAATCGGCGAGGTCCACCCACTCTGGTGCAACCGCAACACCgactccccccccaccccgcaAGACGTCTTTTGGTCCCTCGACTTCAACGTCGAGCAGGAGACCTTCCCGAACAAGACCGTCAAGACCCCCCTCAACGCCGAGCTCCTGCTCTACCGCGTCATCAGCAACGAGACGAGGATGGAGGGACGGGCGCTGCTGAGCAGGGAGGACATGCCCATGGTTGGCGAGAGCTACCCCAGGCAGATCTACCAAGGCCCGGGGAATTTCAGCgtcaaggggaggagggttagtggggggagggggtttatTCCCGGGgatggggacggggacgatGCTTGA
- the YIP3_1 gene encoding Prenylated Rab acceptor 1 (COG:U; EggNog:ENOG503P2BT) — MSIQVPIDLLTSRFSMGERFSSLRANTIGNRFANLKPLSEFLDIKRVNKPENFVEMQSRVNYNLGHFSSNYAIVFLMLCVYGLLTKPLVLFDIIFVTVGMFIIGKLDGQDLEFGTQRFSTMQLYTGLWVIAIPIALISGVFGLMMWLIGASGVVILGHAALLDKPIDEAFSGEVV; from the coding sequence ATGTCCATCCAGGTTCCCATCGACCTGCTCACCTCGCGCTTCAGCATGGGGGAGCGCTTCAGCAGCCTGCGCGCCAACACCATTGGCAACCGCTTTGCCAACCTCAAGCCCCTCTCCGAGTTCCTCGACATCAAGCGTGTGAACAAGCCTGAGAACTTTGTCGAGATGCAGTCGCGTGTCAACTACAATCTCGGCCACTTCTCGAGCAACTATGCCATCGTCTTCCTGATGCTCTGCGTCTAcggcctcctcaccaagcCCTTGGTCTTGTTCGACATCATCTTTGTCACCGTGGGCATGTTCATCATTGGCAAGCTCGACGGTCAAGATCTCGAGTTTGGCACCCAGCGCTTCTCGACAATGCAACTTTATACCGGCCTTTGGGTCATTGCGATCCCAATCGCCCTGATTTCCGGCGTCTTCGGCCTCATGATGTGGTTGATTGGCGCCAGTGGTGTGGTCATTCTCGGCCACGCCGCACTTTTGGACAAGCCTATCGATGAGGCTTTTTCCGGGGAGGTGGTCTAG
- the YIP3_2 gene encoding Prenylated Rab acceptor 1 (COG:U; EggNog:ENOG503P2BT), with protein MNIVAREDGEETTDDSEDGTDDDYDDDMPMLSPREEALAEAAMARVARAHSRGKTNVKLGKEELAAYQKKLAIMEYQRTRPPRRERVAVPITALGPAARSANRLPSDGSTPPSASSPDPNSEREPAQPPMGYFPPSSSRSLPRSGSSASRTPSQTRVDRDRDLSPFTYSYIRKGDSEIRPSSRQPSDSSDHPRGPQRRSESQDPFQYMTDKQPSPLSGASASSRTLHLDPLSGAPYYGSSTVVRRRTGGHEDSASGSEDAFDPAPPGRVNSSGTTRPDSRGDDKLSPSAKKSSSSSSAVPSRKKSVATRTSILGTARRKAK; from the coding sequence ATGAATATCGTTGCTCGGGAGGACGGAGAGGAGACGACGGACGACTCGGAAGACGGGACGGATGATGACTATGACGATGACATGCCCATGCTCAGCCCGCGGGAGGAGGCTCtcgccgaggctgccatgGCACGTGTAGCGCGTGCCCATTCGAGAGGCAAGACGAATGTGAAgttgggcaaggaggagttggctgCCTATCAGAAGAAGCTGGCGATCATGGAGTACCAAAGGACGAGGCCACCACGGAGAGAGCGTGTTGCCGTTCCCATCACTGCACTTGGACCTGCTGCCCGCAGCGCCAATCGACTGCCATCTGACGGCAGCACGCCCCCTTCGGCCTCTTCGCCCGATCCAAATTCGGAAAGAGAACCAGCACAGCCACCAATGGGCTActttcctccttcctcttcgcgCTCGCTTCCTCGTTCAGGCTCTAGTGCATCCAGGACACCTAGCCAGACCAGGGTTGACAGAGACCGGGACTTGTCGCCGTTCACGTACTCGTACATTCGCAAGGGCGATTCCGAGATTCGACCAAGCTCTCGGCAGCCCTCTGATTCTTCCGACCATCCGAGGGGCCCTCAACGCCGCAGCGAGTCTCAGGATCCCTTCCAGTACATGACGGACAAGCAGCCATCGCCTCTTTCAGGAGCCTCAGCCTCGTCGCGGACACTTCATCTTGACCCTTTGTCGGGAGCACCCTATTATGGATCTTCAACGGTTGTTCGCCGACGGACCGGCGGTCACGAAGACAGCGCCAGCGGCAGCGAGGACGCCTTTGACCCTGCGCCTCCTGGGCGGGTCAACAGCTCCGGCACCACCCGTCCTGACTCGAGGGGCGATGACAAGTTGTCTCCTTCGGCCAAGaagtcatcttcttccagttcGGCTGTGCCTTCGCGCAAGAAGTCGGTTGCTACACGGACCAGTATCTTGGGTACTGCTAGAAGGAAAGCGAAATGA
- a CDS encoding uncharacterized protein (EggNog:ENOG503P77Y): MGLLDDASSVISGRTAHSTSKRHHRSHHRSSRKHHRSRSKDRSSPREYHREERSRSRHRSSKKHHHRHAGEESGSVMGGITSFFASPSSDDDDLIYGDHEPAPSRSQRNRSRSRSRHRGSVDDDSRSFFSQSNASRALFNLAGGNASRSSFFAGFGGRPSTPSSYYKRSPRPNLLTKLHKKIRRLLRDLLNHAKRHPLKVFMLVIMPLLTGGFLTALLAKVGIRLPKAIERLIGVAGKAASGDSVGLVGEAVKLAGAAGGAAGAVKMARSTVERSTRGYDGSSWEKTTESFTRELGGGGGWGDGMVKGVKKFFSD; this comes from the exons ATGGGCCTCCTAGACGACGCCTCCTCCGTCATCTCGGGTCGAACGGCCCACTCAACCTCCAAACGGCACCACCGATCCCATCACCGCTCCAGCAGGAAGCACCACCGTTCGAGGTCCAAGGACCGCTCTTCTCCCCGGGAGTATCATCGCGAGGAGCGCTCCCGGAGCAGGCACCGTTCTTCAAagaagcatcatcatcgtcatgcgggggaggaaagcgggtcggtgatggggggtataacctccttcttcgcctccccgtcctcagacgacgacgacctcatcTACGGCGACCATGAGCCCGCCCCCTCCCGCTCTCAGCGCAACCGTTCCCGGTCGAGGTCTCGTCATAGGGGCAgtgtggatgatgattcCCGTTCGTTCTTCTCCCAATCCAACGCCTCACGCGCGTTGTTTAACCTCGCAGGTGGCAACGCATCCCGATCCTCCTTCTTTGCTGGGTTTG gcGGCCGCCCAagcaccccctcctcctactATAAACgctccccccgccccaaccTCCTAACCAAACTCCACAAAAAaatccgccgcctcctccgcgacctcctcaaccacgCAAAGCGCCACCCCCTCAAGGTCTTCATGCTAGTCATCATgcccctcctcaccggcgggttcctcaccgccctcctcgcaaaAGTAGGGATCCGTCTCCCCAAAGCAATCGAGCGGCTCATCGGGGTGGCCGGTAAAGCCGCATCAGGAGACAGCGTAGGACTCGTTGGCGAGGCAGTCAAACTCGCCGGTGCGGCTGGGGGTGCCGCCGGGGCGGTCAAAATGGCCAGATCAACAGTGGAACGATCGACGAGGGGTTACGACGGGAGTTCGTGGGAGAAGACGACCGAGAGTTTTACTAGGGAATtagggggtggtggtggatggggggatgggatggtcaAGGGGGTGAAAAAGTTCTTTTCTGATTAA